The following coding sequences lie in one Candidatus Edwardsbacteria bacterium RifOxyA12_full_54_48 genomic window:
- a CDS encoding 50S ribosomal protein L3, with the protein MNAMIGRKIGMTQVFGESNVMVPVTVLEVGPCVVTQIKTKDKDGYSAVQLGFGSKKPGKVNKPITGHLAKSKAQPVQVMQEFRVDDTAGYQLGQVITADIFAAGDRIKVAGTTKGKGTAGVMKRHKFHGGPASHGQTDRNRHAGAVGSGSSPGRVYPGTKMAGHMGDVKFSVRNLKVVKVDQSKNIILVKGAVPGAPDGILSIHKI; encoded by the coding sequence ATGAACGCAATGATCGGCAGAAAGATCGGGATGACCCAGGTATTCGGCGAGAGCAACGTCATGGTTCCGGTGACGGTGCTGGAGGTCGGGCCCTGCGTGGTTACCCAGATCAAAACCAAGGACAAGGACGGCTACAGCGCCGTTCAGCTGGGATTCGGATCCAAGAAGCCCGGCAAGGTGAACAAACCAATCACCGGCCATCTGGCCAAATCCAAGGCCCAGCCGGTCCAGGTGATGCAGGAGTTCCGGGTTGACGATACGGCGGGCTATCAGCTGGGCCAGGTGATAACCGCTGATATTTTTGCCGCCGGCGACAGGATCAAGGTTGCCGGTACCACCAAGGGGAAAGGCACCGCCGGCGTTATGAAGCGCCATAAATTCCACGGCGGACCGGCCAGCCACGGGCAGACCGACCGCAACCGTCATGCCGGAGCCGTCGGCTCGGGCTCGTCCCCGGGCCGGGTGTATCCCGGCACCAAGATGGCCGGGCACATGGGGGATGTTAAATTCTCGGTCAGGAACCTGAAGGTGGTCAAAGTAGATCAGTCCAAGAACATTATTCTGGTCAAGGGAGCGGTACCCGGAGCTCCGGACGGAATCTTGTCAATCCATAAGATATAA
- a CDS encoding 50S ribosomal protein L4 — MLSVNLFDDKGKKSGSLEVPEDVFGTRPNQHLLYLAVREYLDNQRQGTACSQNAADVRGGGKKPFKQKGTGRARQGSTRSSIMVGGYAAHGPEPRDHYWELPKKSRKAALRSAWSDGFKSGKLGVIESLKTTGKTKEMVELFKTMEMGGQKVLLLDETHSPEVRKSGRNIPGLTLKPVREVNPYDIIKADKVILTRKGLEAVKEAFAK; from the coding sequence ATGTTATCTGTAAATCTGTTCGATGATAAGGGGAAGAAATCCGGCAGTCTGGAGGTTCCGGAGGATGTCTTCGGCACCCGCCCCAATCAGCATCTGCTGTATCTGGCGGTCAGGGAATACCTGGACAACCAGAGACAGGGCACGGCCTGCTCCCAGAATGCGGCCGATGTCCGGGGCGGCGGGAAGAAGCCTTTCAAACAGAAGGGCACCGGCCGGGCCCGCCAGGGCAGCACCAGATCCTCCATCATGGTGGGAGGCTATGCGGCCCACGGCCCGGAGCCCCGGGATCATTACTGGGAGCTTCCCAAAAAATCCCGCAAGGCTGCCCTCCGCTCGGCCTGGTCCGACGGCTTCAAGTCCGGCAAGCTGGGGGTGATAGAATCGCTTAAGACCACCGGCAAGACCAAGGAGATGGTGGAGCTGTTCAAGACCATGGAGATGGGCGGGCAGAAAGTTCTGCTGCTGGACGAGACCCATTCCCCGGAGGTCCGCAAATCAGGACGCAACATACCGGGCCTGACCTTAAAGCCGGTCAGGGAGGTCAATCCCTACGATATCATCAAGGCCGACAAGGTGATCCTTACCAGGAAGGGCCTGGAAGCCGTAAAGGAGGCATTCGCCAAATGA
- a CDS encoding 50S ribosomal protein L23 has product MNYRIIIRPLITEKITNLREEFNRYGFEVSRDANKHQIKQAVETLFKVKVKEVTTMNVMGKTKRLGRNQGKRPDWKKAIVTLAKDQKIEMIEGI; this is encoded by the coding sequence ATGAACTACAGAATCATCATAAGACCGCTGATCACCGAGAAGATCACCAACCTCCGCGAGGAATTCAACCGTTACGGTTTCGAAGTGTCCCGGGATGCCAATAAGCACCAGATAAAGCAGGCGGTGGAAACGCTGTTCAAGGTCAAGGTCAAGGAAGTGACCACCATGAACGTGATGGGCAAGACCAAGCGCCTGGGGCGCAACCAGGGGAAGAGGCCGGACTGGAAGAAGGCCATTGTCACCCTGGCCAAGGACCAGAAGATCGAGATGATCGAAGGCATTTAA
- a CDS encoding 50S ribosomal protein L2 — translation MAIKSYKPTTPGMRHRTGYSFDEITSSKPKKSLLSSLNKSGGRNSHGRVTADHRGGGHKRAYRLIDFKRNKFAIPATVAAIEYDPNRSCRIALLKYADGEWRYIIAPLGLTVGDKILSGSGIDIKVGNCMPLSEIPLGSAIHNIELKKGKGGQMVRTAGGSAQLMAKEGENAHLRLPSGEVRLVRLECMATLGQVGNLENENISIGKAGRNRWLGVKPHSRGVAKNPHDHPMGGGEGKSSGGRHPCSSKGLLSKGKKTRKKKKTTSKFILKRRK, via the coding sequence ATGGCTATCAAATCATATAAACCGACCACCCCGGGAATGCGTCATCGCACCGGGTACAGTTTTGACGAGATCACATCATCAAAACCAAAAAAGTCTTTATTGTCATCGCTGAACAAATCGGGCGGACGCAACAGCCACGGGCGGGTGACGGCCGATCACCGGGGCGGCGGCCATAAAAGGGCCTACCGGCTGATAGATTTCAAGCGCAATAAATTCGCCATCCCGGCCACCGTGGCCGCCATTGAATACGACCCCAACCGTTCCTGCCGCATAGCGCTGCTGAAATATGCCGACGGCGAATGGCGCTATATCATCGCTCCCCTGGGACTGACGGTGGGCGACAAGATCCTGTCCGGCTCAGGCATCGATATCAAAGTCGGCAATTGCATGCCCCTGTCCGAGATCCCCCTGGGCAGCGCCATCCATAACATCGAACTTAAAAAGGGCAAGGGCGGGCAGATGGTCCGGACCGCCGGCGGCTCGGCCCAGCTGATGGCCAAGGAAGGGGAGAACGCCCACCTTCGTCTGCCGTCGGGCGAGGTCCGCCTGGTCCGGCTGGAGTGCATGGCCACCCTGGGACAGGTGGGCAACCTGGAAAACGAGAATATTTCCATCGGCAAGGCCGGGCGCAACCGCTGGCTGGGCGTCAAACCCCACAGCCGGGGCGTGGCCAAGAACCCGCATGATCACCCGATGGGCGGTGGCGAGGGAAAATCCTCCGGCGGCAGGCATCCCTGCAGTTCCAAGGGCCTGCTGTCCAAGGGCAAAAAGACCAGAAAGAAGAAGAAGACAACCAGTAAATTCATCCTTAAGAGGAGAAAATAA
- a CDS encoding 50S ribosomal protein L22: MEALSRKRHIRVTPRKMRAVADLIRGKKCNEALSILKFVPKSGSPHLAKAVKSAVASAVETAGNAKADPDTLRISEIRVDEGIIMKRFRPRARGRADRRLKRTSNLLVRVSDQAK; encoded by the coding sequence ATGGAAGCATTATCCAGAAAAAGGCATATCCGGGTCACCCCCCGGAAGATGAGGGCGGTGGCCGACCTGATCAGGGGCAAGAAATGCAACGAAGCCCTGTCGATACTCAAATTCGTTCCCAAATCGGGCAGCCCCCACCTGGCCAAGGCTGTCAAATCGGCGGTGGCCTCGGCGGTGGAGACCGCCGGCAACGCCAAGGCCGATCCCGATACCCTGAGGATATCCGAGATCAGGGTGGACGAGGGCATCATCATGAAGCGGTTCCGCCCCCGGGCCCGGGGCCGGGCCGACCGCCGGCTGAAGCGCACCAGTAATCTCTTGGTTCGGGTTTCCGACCAGGCTAAATAA
- a CDS encoding 30S ribosomal protein S3, which yields MGQKTHPIGLRLGIIKTWDSRWFAKNDFASLLEEDERIRRYLRQKLMNASISKIEIERTSKRVTVTIHTSRPGIVIGRKGGEIEKLKAEIQHLTAQKEVHLNISEIKVPEMDARLVADNIARQLEQRISFRRAMKKAVQSTLRMGAYGIKIACGGRLGGAEIARTESYREGRVPMHTLRADIDYATSTSHTTFGCIGIKVWIFKGEVLGKQAVAK from the coding sequence TTGGGTCAGAAGACACATCCCATAGGGTTAAGGCTGGGGATCATCAAGACCTGGGACTCCAGGTGGTTCGCCAAGAATGATTTTGCCAGCCTGCTGGAGGAGGACGAGAGGATCCGGCGCTACCTGCGGCAGAAGCTGATGAATGCCAGCATTTCCAAGATAGAGATCGAAAGGACATCCAAGCGGGTGACGGTGACCATCCACACTTCCAGGCCGGGCATCGTCATCGGCCGCAAGGGCGGCGAGATCGAGAAGCTTAAGGCCGAGATCCAGCACCTGACCGCCCAGAAGGAGGTCCACCTGAATATCTCCGAGATAAAGGTGCCCGAGATGGATGCCCGCCTGGTGGCCGACAATATCGCCCGCCAGCTGGAACAGCGGATCTCCTTCCGCCGGGCCATGAAGAAGGCCGTTCAGAGCACGCTCCGAATGGGGGCCTACGGGATCAAGATCGCCTGCGGCGGGCGCCTGGGAGGGGCCGAGATCGCCCGAACCGAAAGCTACCGCGAGGGCCGGGTGCCCATGCATACCCTCCGGGCCGATATCGATTACGCCACCTCCACCTCGCACACCACCTTCGGCTGCATCGGGATCAAGGTCTGGATATTCAAGGGCGAGGTGCTGGGCAAGCAGGCGGTAGCCAAATAG